The following are encoded together in the Pygocentrus nattereri isolate fPygNat1 chromosome 15, fPygNat1.pri, whole genome shotgun sequence genome:
- the usp47 gene encoding ubiquitin carboxyl-terminal hydrolase 47 isoform X1, which translates to MEMVPSEENQLVPKEIESAAEEPRVLCIVQDTTNAKTVNERLTLNLPASTSLSKLYEDVAQKAGYVNGTFELAWGNISDVAPLDQASEMSLVESGFEPGKRNFLQLSDKDGEQPQIASDESGTADSSGLDDSSQDRFIGPLPRDGTVGCSSDYSSPSYSYSSILNKSETGYVGLVNQAMTCYLNSLLQTLFMTPEFRNALYNWEFEESEEDPVTSIPYQLQRLFVLLQTSKKRAIETTDVTRSFGWDSSEAWQQHDVQELCRVMFDALEQKWKQTEQADLINQLYQGKLKDYVRCLECGYESWRIDTYLDIPLVIRPFGASQAFGSVEEALQAFIQPETLDGPNQYFCERCKKKCDARKGLRFLHFPYLLTLQLKRFDFDYTTMHRIKLNDRMTFPEELDMSPFIDLEDEKSPQTESCTDSGAENEGSCHSDQMSNDFSTDDGVDEGICLDSTSATERVLKPKTSLTFELFSVMVHSGSAAGGHYYACIKSFSDGQWYSFNDQHVSKITQDDIRKTYGGSSGSRGYYSSAFASSTNAYMLIYRLKDPSRNAKYLDVEDFPEHIKRLVQREKESEEQEKRQREIERNTCKIKLFCMHPFKMMMMENKLEVHKDKTLREATEMAYKLMDIEGTVPLNCCRLVKYDEFHEYLERSYEGEEDMPMGLLLGGVKSSYMFDLLLETRRPDQAFQPYKPGEVMVKVHVVDLKSETIAAPVSVRAYLNQTITEFKQLIAQATGLSAEPMRVVLERCYNDLRLLYVPNKTLKAEGFFRSNKVFVESSDSPDHQVTFTDSLLWKLLDRHGNTIRLFVSLPEQSPGSLAHRTSCPKVSGDSEDSFEGAKGSGQSVEAILEESTEKLKNLSLQQQQQQQQQQQQQQQQQQQQQQQQQQQASTTSDSQESSDHSDFEHIESPAAEPDGATQPAAQVTSGGSTGGTASDPENQFPSEERSDSDVNNDRSTSSVDSDILSSSHSSDTLCNADSGPLPLANGLDSHSITSSRRSKAHEGKKETWDTAEEDSGTDSEYDENGKSKGEAQYLYFRAEPYSQDDAMGDNQKCLLVNVDKRITLAAFKQNLEPFVGVTSTQFKVFRVYANNQEFESVRLNETLSSFSDDNKITIRLGRALKKGEYRVKVYQLLVNDPEPCKFLLDTVFAKGMTVRQSKEELLPQLRDQCKLDLSIDRFRLRKKTWKNPGTVFLDYHVYEEDINISSNWEVFLEVLEEPERMKSMSQLAVLTRRWCPAQMKLEPFREVVLESSSVEELKEKLSEMSGIPLENLEFAKGRGTFPCDISVLEIHQDLDWNPKVSTLNVWPLYICDDGAVVFYRDSTEEPMELSEEERNELMKKESSRLLKTGHRVSYSPRKEKALKIYLDGGPTKDSGQD; encoded by the exons GCTCCTCTGGACCAGGCCAGTGAGATGTCTCTGGTAGAGTCTGGGTTTGAGCCAGGGAAGCGGAACTTCCTGCAACTCTCAGACAAGGACGGAGAGCAGCCTCAGATAGCTTCT GATGAGTCGGGCACAGCAGACAGCAGTGGGCTGGATGACAGCTCTCAAGACCGCTTCATTGGGCCCTTGCCCCGGGATGGCACAGTGGGCTGCAGCAGTGATTACAGCAGCCCCAGCTACTCCTACTCCTCCATACTGAACAAGTCAGAGACAG GATATGTGGGTTTGGTCAACCAGGCCATGACCTGTTACCTGAACAGTTTACTTCAGACCCTGTTCATGACGCCAGAGTTCAGAAATGCACTCTATAA tTGGGAGTTTGAGGAGTCAGAGGAAGACCCAGTCACGAGTATTCCTTACCAGCTGCAGAGGCTCTTTGTGCTGCTGCAGACCAGCAAGAAGCGTGCTATTGAGACCACGGATGTGACACGCAGCTTTGGCTGGGACAGCAGTGAAG CATGGCAGCAGCATGATGTCCAGGAACTCTGTCGGGTCATGTTTGACGCCTTGGAGCAGAAGTGGAAACAGACGGAACAG GCTGACCTTATAAACCAGCTATACCAGGGCAAGCTGAAGGACTACGTGCGTTGTCTGGAGTGCGGCTATGAGAGCTGGAGGATTGACACTTACCTGGACATCCCTCTGGTCATCAGGCCCTTTGGAGCAAGCCAGGCTTTTGGGAGTGTG GAGGAGGCATTGCAGGCTTTCATCCAGCCTGAGACGCTGGATGGACCCAACCAGTACTTCTGTGAGCGCTGCAAGAAGAAATGTGATGCCCGCAAG GGCCTGAGATTCCTGCACTTTCCTTATCTGCTGACCCTGCAGCTGAAACGTTTTGACTTTGACTACACCACTATGCACCGCATCAAGCTAAATGACCGCATGACCTTCCCTGAGGAGCTTGACATGAGCCCCTTCATTGACCTAGAGGATGAG AAGTCCCCTCAGACAGAAAGCTGTACTGACAGTGGGGCGGAGAACGAGGGCAGTTGCCACAGCGACCAGATGAGCAACGACTTCTCCACAGATGATGGCGTGGATGAAGGCATCTGCCTGGACAGCACAAGCGCCACTGAGAGGGTCCTGAAGCCAAAG ACCTCACTGACCTTTGAACTTTTCTCGGTAATGGTTCATTCTGGGAGCGCTGCGGGTGGACATTATTATGCCTGCATCAAGTCCTTCAGCGATGGCCAGTGGTACAGTTTCAACGACCAGCATGTCAGCAAG ATCACACAGGATGACATCAGAAAGACATACGGCGGGTCCTCAGGGAGCAGAGGCTATTACTCCAGTGCCTTTGCCAG CTCCACAAATGCATATATGCTAATATACAGATTGAAAGATCCGTCAAGGAATGCAA AGTACCTCGATGTAGAAGACTTCCCAGAGCACATAAAACGCCTcgttcagagagagaaagagtccgAGGAGCAGgagaagaggcagagagagattgagCGCAACACGTGCAAG atCAAGCTTTTCTGCATGCATCCTTtcaagatgatgatgatggaaaacaagCTGGAGGTTCACAAGGACAAAACACTCAGAGAGGCTACAGAAATGGCATACAAG TTGATGGATATTGAAGGAACAGTTCCTCTAAACTGCTGTCGGCTGGTGAAGTATGATGAATTCCATGAGTATCTGGAGCGTTCGTACGAGGGGGAGGAGGACATGCCCATGGGCCTGCTCCTTGGTGGGGTCAAATCTTCCTACATGTTTGACTTGTTGCTGGAGACCCGAAGACCTGACCAAGCCTTCCAGCCCTACAAACCTGGAG aggTGATGGTGAAGGTCCATGTTGTGGATTTGAAAAGCGAGACCATTGCAGCTCCTGTCAGTGTCAGGGCGTACCTGAACCAGACTATTACAGAGTTTAAGCAACTCATTGCACAG GCCACTGGGCTGTCTGCAGAACCTATGCGTGTTGTCCTGGAGCGCTGCTATAATGACCTTCGGCTTCTCTACGTGCCCAACAAGACACTGAAAGCAGAGGGTTTTTTCAGGAGTAACAAG GTTTTTGTGGAGAGCTCAGACTCACCAGATCACCAAGTCACTTTCACCGATTCCCTCTTGTGGAAGCTTCTGGATCGCCATGGGAACACGATCAGACTGTTTGTTTCACTCCCAGAGCAGTCGCCAGGTTCTCTGGCCCATAGAACTAGTTGCCCTAAAGTGAGCGGTGACTCTGAGGACTCATTTGAGGGGGCTAAAGGTAGTGGCCAGTCTGTGGAGGCCATTCTGGAAGAGAGCACAGAGAAGCTCAAAAATCTGTCGcttcagcaacaacaacaacaacaacaacaacaacaacaacaacaacaacagcagcagcagcagcagcagcagcagcagcagcaggcctCCACCACTAGTGACAGCCAGGAAAGTTCAGACCACAGCGACTTTGAGCACATCGAATCCCCGGCAGCTGAGCCTGATGGTGCTACCCAGCCAGCAGCTCAAGTGACCAGCGGAGGCAGCACTGGAGGAACTGCATCTGACCCAGAAAATCAGTTTCCTTCAGAAGAGCGTTCTGACTCGGACGTGAACAATGACCGCAGCACCAGCTCAGTGGACTCGGACATCCTGAGCTCCAGCCACAGCAGCGACACTCTGTGCAATGCTGACAGTGGCCCACTTCCGCTGGCCAATGGCCTTGACTCGCATAGCATCACCAGCAGCCGTCGCTCCAAAGCCcatgagggcaagaaggagacgTGGGATACAGCGGAGGAGGATTCAGGTACAGACAGCGAGTATGATGAGAATGGCAAGAGCAAAGGAGAAGCGCAGTACCTGTACTTCAGAGCGGAGCCCTACTCACAAGACGATGCTATGGGGGATAACCAGAAAT GCTTACTTGTCAATGTTGATAAGAGGATCACACTGGCTGCGTTCAAACAGAACCTGGAGCCGTTCGTTGGAGTCACATCTACCCAGTTCAAGGTTTTCCGGGTCTACGCCAACAACCAGGAGTTTGAGAGTGTGCGACTGAACGAGAcactttcctctttttcagatgACAACAAG ATCACCATTCGGTTAGGAAGAGCACTGAAGAAAGGGGAGTACAGGGTGAAAGTGTACCAGCTGCTAGTCAATGATCCTGAG CCCTGTAAGTTCCTGTTGGACACTGTGTTTGCTAAGGGCATGACAGTGAGGCAGTCGAAGGAGGAGTTATTGCCCCAGCTCAGAGACCAGTGCAAGCTGGACCTCAGCATAGACAG GTTCCGACTCAGGAAGAAGACCTGGAAAAACCCAGGTACTGTGTTTCTTGACTATCACGTCTATGAAGAGGACATCAATATCTCCAGTAACTGGGAGGTCTTCCTTGAAGTTCTTGAAG AACCGGAGAGGATGAAGTCCATGTCCCAGCTGGCTGTGCTCACACGGCGCTGGTGTCCAGCCCAAATGAAGCTGGAGCCTTTTCGCGAGGTGGTTCTGGAGAGCAGCAGTGTAGAGGAGCTTAAGGAAAAG CTCAGTGAAatgagtggaattcctcttGAAAACTTGGAGTTTGCCAAG GGAAGAGGAACATTTCCTTGTGACATATCTGTGTTGGAGATTCATCAGGATTTGGACTGGAATCCTAAAGTTTCCACGCTCAATGTCTGGCCTCTTTACATCTGCGATGATGGTGCAGTGGTCTTCTATAG GGACAGCACTGAAGAGCCCATGGAGCTCTCTGAGGAGGAGCGCAATGAACTGATGAAGAAAGAGAGCAGCCGACTGCTGAAGACTGGCCACCGCGTCAGCTATTCACCCCGCAAAGAGAAAGCCCTCAAGATCTATCTAGATGGAGGGCCTACCAAAGACTCGGGCCAGGACTGA
- the usp47 gene encoding ubiquitin carboxyl-terminal hydrolase 47 isoform X2: MKLVNTMIESAAEEPRVLCIVQDTTNAKTVNERLTLNLPASTSLSKLYEDVAQKAGYVNGTFELAWGNISDVAPLDQASEMSLVESGFEPGKRNFLQLSDKDGEQPQIASDESGTADSSGLDDSSQDRFIGPLPRDGTVGCSSDYSSPSYSYSSILNKSETGYVGLVNQAMTCYLNSLLQTLFMTPEFRNALYNWEFEESEEDPVTSIPYQLQRLFVLLQTSKKRAIETTDVTRSFGWDSSEAWQQHDVQELCRVMFDALEQKWKQTEQADLINQLYQGKLKDYVRCLECGYESWRIDTYLDIPLVIRPFGASQAFGSVEEALQAFIQPETLDGPNQYFCERCKKKCDARKGLRFLHFPYLLTLQLKRFDFDYTTMHRIKLNDRMTFPEELDMSPFIDLEDEKSPQTESCTDSGAENEGSCHSDQMSNDFSTDDGVDEGICLDSTSATERVLKPKTSLTFELFSVMVHSGSAAGGHYYACIKSFSDGQWYSFNDQHVSKITQDDIRKTYGGSSGSRGYYSSAFASSTNAYMLIYRLKDPSRNAKYLDVEDFPEHIKRLVQREKESEEQEKRQREIERNTCKIKLFCMHPFKMMMMENKLEVHKDKTLREATEMAYKLMDIEGTVPLNCCRLVKYDEFHEYLERSYEGEEDMPMGLLLGGVKSSYMFDLLLETRRPDQAFQPYKPGEVMVKVHVVDLKSETIAAPVSVRAYLNQTITEFKQLIAQATGLSAEPMRVVLERCYNDLRLLYVPNKTLKAEGFFRSNKVFVESSDSPDHQVTFTDSLLWKLLDRHGNTIRLFVSLPEQSPGSLAHRTSCPKVSGDSEDSFEGAKGSGQSVEAILEESTEKLKNLSLQQQQQQQQQQQQQQQQQQQQQQQQQQQASTTSDSQESSDHSDFEHIESPAAEPDGATQPAAQVTSGGSTGGTASDPENQFPSEERSDSDVNNDRSTSSVDSDILSSSHSSDTLCNADSGPLPLANGLDSHSITSSRRSKAHEGKKETWDTAEEDSGTDSEYDENGKSKGEAQYLYFRAEPYSQDDAMGDNQKCLLVNVDKRITLAAFKQNLEPFVGVTSTQFKVFRVYANNQEFESVRLNETLSSFSDDNKITIRLGRALKKGEYRVKVYQLLVNDPEPCKFLLDTVFAKGMTVRQSKEELLPQLRDQCKLDLSIDRFRLRKKTWKNPGTVFLDYHVYEEDINISSNWEVFLEVLEEPERMKSMSQLAVLTRRWCPAQMKLEPFREVVLESSSVEELKEKLSEMSGIPLENLEFAKGRGTFPCDISVLEIHQDLDWNPKVSTLNVWPLYICDDGAVVFYRDSTEEPMELSEEERNELMKKESSRLLKTGHRVSYSPRKEKALKIYLDGGPTKDSGQD; the protein is encoded by the exons GCTCCTCTGGACCAGGCCAGTGAGATGTCTCTGGTAGAGTCTGGGTTTGAGCCAGGGAAGCGGAACTTCCTGCAACTCTCAGACAAGGACGGAGAGCAGCCTCAGATAGCTTCT GATGAGTCGGGCACAGCAGACAGCAGTGGGCTGGATGACAGCTCTCAAGACCGCTTCATTGGGCCCTTGCCCCGGGATGGCACAGTGGGCTGCAGCAGTGATTACAGCAGCCCCAGCTACTCCTACTCCTCCATACTGAACAAGTCAGAGACAG GATATGTGGGTTTGGTCAACCAGGCCATGACCTGTTACCTGAACAGTTTACTTCAGACCCTGTTCATGACGCCAGAGTTCAGAAATGCACTCTATAA tTGGGAGTTTGAGGAGTCAGAGGAAGACCCAGTCACGAGTATTCCTTACCAGCTGCAGAGGCTCTTTGTGCTGCTGCAGACCAGCAAGAAGCGTGCTATTGAGACCACGGATGTGACACGCAGCTTTGGCTGGGACAGCAGTGAAG CATGGCAGCAGCATGATGTCCAGGAACTCTGTCGGGTCATGTTTGACGCCTTGGAGCAGAAGTGGAAACAGACGGAACAG GCTGACCTTATAAACCAGCTATACCAGGGCAAGCTGAAGGACTACGTGCGTTGTCTGGAGTGCGGCTATGAGAGCTGGAGGATTGACACTTACCTGGACATCCCTCTGGTCATCAGGCCCTTTGGAGCAAGCCAGGCTTTTGGGAGTGTG GAGGAGGCATTGCAGGCTTTCATCCAGCCTGAGACGCTGGATGGACCCAACCAGTACTTCTGTGAGCGCTGCAAGAAGAAATGTGATGCCCGCAAG GGCCTGAGATTCCTGCACTTTCCTTATCTGCTGACCCTGCAGCTGAAACGTTTTGACTTTGACTACACCACTATGCACCGCATCAAGCTAAATGACCGCATGACCTTCCCTGAGGAGCTTGACATGAGCCCCTTCATTGACCTAGAGGATGAG AAGTCCCCTCAGACAGAAAGCTGTACTGACAGTGGGGCGGAGAACGAGGGCAGTTGCCACAGCGACCAGATGAGCAACGACTTCTCCACAGATGATGGCGTGGATGAAGGCATCTGCCTGGACAGCACAAGCGCCACTGAGAGGGTCCTGAAGCCAAAG ACCTCACTGACCTTTGAACTTTTCTCGGTAATGGTTCATTCTGGGAGCGCTGCGGGTGGACATTATTATGCCTGCATCAAGTCCTTCAGCGATGGCCAGTGGTACAGTTTCAACGACCAGCATGTCAGCAAG ATCACACAGGATGACATCAGAAAGACATACGGCGGGTCCTCAGGGAGCAGAGGCTATTACTCCAGTGCCTTTGCCAG CTCCACAAATGCATATATGCTAATATACAGATTGAAAGATCCGTCAAGGAATGCAA AGTACCTCGATGTAGAAGACTTCCCAGAGCACATAAAACGCCTcgttcagagagagaaagagtccgAGGAGCAGgagaagaggcagagagagattgagCGCAACACGTGCAAG atCAAGCTTTTCTGCATGCATCCTTtcaagatgatgatgatggaaaacaagCTGGAGGTTCACAAGGACAAAACACTCAGAGAGGCTACAGAAATGGCATACAAG TTGATGGATATTGAAGGAACAGTTCCTCTAAACTGCTGTCGGCTGGTGAAGTATGATGAATTCCATGAGTATCTGGAGCGTTCGTACGAGGGGGAGGAGGACATGCCCATGGGCCTGCTCCTTGGTGGGGTCAAATCTTCCTACATGTTTGACTTGTTGCTGGAGACCCGAAGACCTGACCAAGCCTTCCAGCCCTACAAACCTGGAG aggTGATGGTGAAGGTCCATGTTGTGGATTTGAAAAGCGAGACCATTGCAGCTCCTGTCAGTGTCAGGGCGTACCTGAACCAGACTATTACAGAGTTTAAGCAACTCATTGCACAG GCCACTGGGCTGTCTGCAGAACCTATGCGTGTTGTCCTGGAGCGCTGCTATAATGACCTTCGGCTTCTCTACGTGCCCAACAAGACACTGAAAGCAGAGGGTTTTTTCAGGAGTAACAAG GTTTTTGTGGAGAGCTCAGACTCACCAGATCACCAAGTCACTTTCACCGATTCCCTCTTGTGGAAGCTTCTGGATCGCCATGGGAACACGATCAGACTGTTTGTTTCACTCCCAGAGCAGTCGCCAGGTTCTCTGGCCCATAGAACTAGTTGCCCTAAAGTGAGCGGTGACTCTGAGGACTCATTTGAGGGGGCTAAAGGTAGTGGCCAGTCTGTGGAGGCCATTCTGGAAGAGAGCACAGAGAAGCTCAAAAATCTGTCGcttcagcaacaacaacaacaacaacaacaacaacaacaacaacaacaacagcagcagcagcagcagcagcagcagcagcagcaggcctCCACCACTAGTGACAGCCAGGAAAGTTCAGACCACAGCGACTTTGAGCACATCGAATCCCCGGCAGCTGAGCCTGATGGTGCTACCCAGCCAGCAGCTCAAGTGACCAGCGGAGGCAGCACTGGAGGAACTGCATCTGACCCAGAAAATCAGTTTCCTTCAGAAGAGCGTTCTGACTCGGACGTGAACAATGACCGCAGCACCAGCTCAGTGGACTCGGACATCCTGAGCTCCAGCCACAGCAGCGACACTCTGTGCAATGCTGACAGTGGCCCACTTCCGCTGGCCAATGGCCTTGACTCGCATAGCATCACCAGCAGCCGTCGCTCCAAAGCCcatgagggcaagaaggagacgTGGGATACAGCGGAGGAGGATTCAGGTACAGACAGCGAGTATGATGAGAATGGCAAGAGCAAAGGAGAAGCGCAGTACCTGTACTTCAGAGCGGAGCCCTACTCACAAGACGATGCTATGGGGGATAACCAGAAAT GCTTACTTGTCAATGTTGATAAGAGGATCACACTGGCTGCGTTCAAACAGAACCTGGAGCCGTTCGTTGGAGTCACATCTACCCAGTTCAAGGTTTTCCGGGTCTACGCCAACAACCAGGAGTTTGAGAGTGTGCGACTGAACGAGAcactttcctctttttcagatgACAACAAG ATCACCATTCGGTTAGGAAGAGCACTGAAGAAAGGGGAGTACAGGGTGAAAGTGTACCAGCTGCTAGTCAATGATCCTGAG CCCTGTAAGTTCCTGTTGGACACTGTGTTTGCTAAGGGCATGACAGTGAGGCAGTCGAAGGAGGAGTTATTGCCCCAGCTCAGAGACCAGTGCAAGCTGGACCTCAGCATAGACAG GTTCCGACTCAGGAAGAAGACCTGGAAAAACCCAGGTACTGTGTTTCTTGACTATCACGTCTATGAAGAGGACATCAATATCTCCAGTAACTGGGAGGTCTTCCTTGAAGTTCTTGAAG AACCGGAGAGGATGAAGTCCATGTCCCAGCTGGCTGTGCTCACACGGCGCTGGTGTCCAGCCCAAATGAAGCTGGAGCCTTTTCGCGAGGTGGTTCTGGAGAGCAGCAGTGTAGAGGAGCTTAAGGAAAAG CTCAGTGAAatgagtggaattcctcttGAAAACTTGGAGTTTGCCAAG GGAAGAGGAACATTTCCTTGTGACATATCTGTGTTGGAGATTCATCAGGATTTGGACTGGAATCCTAAAGTTTCCACGCTCAATGTCTGGCCTCTTTACATCTGCGATGATGGTGCAGTGGTCTTCTATAG GGACAGCACTGAAGAGCCCATGGAGCTCTCTGAGGAGGAGCGCAATGAACTGATGAAGAAAGAGAGCAGCCGACTGCTGAAGACTGGCCACCGCGTCAGCTATTCACCCCGCAAAGAGAAAGCCCTCAAGATCTATCTAGATGGAGGGCCTACCAAAGACTCGGGCCAGGACTGA